The following coding sequences are from one Zalophus californianus isolate mZalCal1 chromosome 5, mZalCal1.pri.v2, whole genome shotgun sequence window:
- the RXFP3 gene encoding relaxin-3 receptor 1 yields the protein MNKEAGGDELAELFSLIPYLLQAANTSGNASLQLQDLRWELGLELPDGAAPGHAPGTGRAGSADTEARVRIFISVVYWVVCALGLTGNLLVLYLMKSKHGWRKSSINLFVTNLALTDFQFVLTLPFWAVENALDFKWPFGKAMCKIVSIVTSMNMYASVFFLTSMSVARYLSVSSALKRYRTRGHGWGDCCGQSLGDSRCFSAKALCVLIWASAALASLPNSIFSTTFKVMGEELCLVRFPDKLLGGDRQFWLGLYHLQKVLLAFVLPLCIISLCYLLLVRFISDGRVAGTEGGASAAGGGLAAASARRRSKVTKSVTIVVLSFFLCWLPNQALTTWSILIKFNAVPFSQEYFLCQVYAFPVSVCLAHSNSCLNPILYCLVRREFRKALKNLLWRIASPSLTSMRPFTATTKPEPEDQGLQALAPLHRTAEPDLVYYPPGVVVYSGGHYDLLPSSSAY from the coding sequence ATGAATAAGGAGGCTGGAGGAGACGAGCTCGCAGAACTCTTCAGTCTGATCCCGTACCTTCTACAGGCGGCCAACACCAGCGGCAATGCGTCGCTGCAGCTCCAGGACTTGAGGTGGGAGCTGGGGCTAGAGTTGCCGGACGGCGCGGCGCCGGGGCATGCCCCGGGCACCGGCCGGGCCGGAAGTGCGGACACCGAGGCGCGGGTGCGGATCTTCATCAGCGTGGTGTACTGGGTGGTTTGCGCGTTGGGGCTGACCGGCAACCTGCTGGTGCTCTACCTGATGAAGAGTAAGCACGGATGGCGCAAGTCCTCCATCAACCTCTTTGTCACCAACCTGGCGCTGACAGACTTTCAATTCGTACTCACCCTGCCCTTCTGGGCGGTGGAAAACGCTCTCGACTTCAAATGGCCTTTCGGCAAGGCCATGTGTAAGATCGTATCCATAGTGACGTCCATGAACATGTACGCCAGCGTCTTCTTCCTCACCTCCATGAGCGTGGCGCGCTACCTCTCGGTGTCCTCTGCTCTTAAGAGGTACCGGACCCGAGGGCATGGCTGGGGCGACTGCTGCGGCCAAAGCCTGGGGGACAGCCGCTGCTTCTCAGCCAAAGCACTGTGCGTTTTGATCTGGGCCTCCGCCGCGCTGGCCTCGTTACCCAACTCCATCTTCTCCACGACCTTCAAGGTGATGGGCGAGGAGCTGTGCCTGGTGCGCTTCCCCGACAAGTTGCTGGGCGGAGACAGACAGTTCTGGCTGGGCCTCTACCACTTGCAGAAGGTGCTGCTAGCCTTCGTGCTTCCGTTGTGTATCATCAGCCTGTGCTACCTTCTGCTGGTGCGCTTCATCTCCGACGGCCGCGTGGCTGGGACCGAAGGAGGAGCCTCAGCGGCCGGGGGCGGCCTGGCCGCAGCCAGCGCCCGTAGACGGTCCAAAGTCACCAAGTCAGTGACCATCGTGGTCCTATCCTTCTTTCTGTGTTGGCTGCCCAACCAGGCGCTCACCACCTGGAGCATCCTCATCAAGTTCAACGCGGTGCCCTTCAGCCAAGAGTATTTCCTGTGCCAGGTATACGCGTTCCCGGTGAGCGTGTGCCTGGCTCACTCCAACAGCTGTCTCAACCCCATCCTCTACTGCCTGGTGCGCCGCGAATTCCGCAAAGCGCTCAAGAATCTACTGTGGCGCATCGCGTCGCCTTCCCTCACCAGCATGCGCCCTTTCACGGCCACCACCAAGCCAGAGCCCGAGGATCAGGGGCTGCAGGCCCTGGCACCTCTCCACCGGACCGCGGAGCCTGACCTGGTCTACTACCCGCCCGGCGTGGTGGTCTACAGTGGGGGGCACTACGACCTGCTGCCCAGCAGCTCCGCCTACTGA